The Erigeron canadensis isolate Cc75 chromosome 1, C_canadensis_v1, whole genome shotgun sequence genome segment ACCTACTCCTTACTCCTAATTCATGAAAATACTAAGGGATTTAAAAAATTCCGCAAGCAAACAGCTATAAACAGCGCTAGCTAGTGAGCTACTGCCGCTTCTGGTGAAACAATAGCCTAAAGATCCAAGAACCAAACAATGCcttttatatcaaaatgatCAGTAATCAGTTCATGCATTTATTTTTAACAGAAAATATAATTACTAAGTAATTTACGTAGtagttaaatacttaaattataGGGTTCCAGTTAAATGTATGGATTAAGTAATAACACTAATCCATACATTTAACTGGAATCCTATAATTATACTAGATATGCAAAAGATTATATACTAGAATCGTGATAGAACAaggtgaaaaatatatatttctaaaattCATGTATTTATCAAGGACCTGGCAAAAATCACACCATAAATCAGATTATTACACATAAGAACCTTAATAAAGTCAACCAACTCACTGAAACATACCATAGAAGAATTAAAATGTCCACTAAACTTGTCAATTAGTTGCTAGCTTACAGACAAAACATAAACGTAAAAATCACAGGTACATGTCGGCGAGGCGGCGTATCCCCAAATTATATTGGGTTCTATTGAATCTCTACAAACTTCTAGTCATCAACACATAAACAATTAGCCTCTAGTTTGGTGTTAGCGTGCATGATTTCACTATATAGTCCCTGACTCGATAAATAATTCACTTATCTACTGTCACAAGGGAATTAACATCACAGATCTATGGTAACTTGGTAAGCGGTTATAGGCACACATGCCCTCGATCATCAACTCTCTACGTAGGATCACTAGCATTTAGCTCTTTACGGATATTGTGCATGGATTGGGGTTTTGAGaagcacatcatcaattaaATGTCCACTCCTAGACGGCTAACCAACGATAGTTAACCACTAATGTGACTCTTATTTGAATAGTACATGCGCATGATAAAATATCAACATTtagaccatttgtgacattaaTCACAACTACACTGATCAAGATATAGAGTATCATCCTTAATAAGTAAGAACTGGCATGGATCCATCAAATCCTAGATAGACAAAAATGTTTGACTTGACACGATATTTTATATTCAGGGATCCTCTTCATAGTATGATAATCGTAAAAGCAACTACCTAAATTTTGTGCCGAAATCCTGTGCACATGTTTCCCAACGTTTATAATCATAGTATTGCCCCACTCAAAAAAGAGAACCCATGTTTACTTTGCTCTTATGACCAGGCAGTTTGTCACATTGATCAATATTATGATGATCGATTTATCATGTGTTCACGCTTAAGAGGACCCTACCATGATTCCATATGGTTACCTTCATACCTTATTCCATCAAAGGTATGTGTTTCACCCCTTGCTCATATCATCGCCAAAGTGGCTACATTCATCTCCTAGCTCAGTCTTAACAGAAGATACTGGCATGTTTCAGGATAACCAATATTGACCCTACAAAGCTAAAAGACCTTGCTCTAGAGATGTTTTAAAAGGGGCATGTTGAAAGCGTAACAACCAACAAGTTAGAGGAATGTAGGTCGCAAATCTAGACGTTACTGACACACTTGGAGTAGTTATCCGGGAGTTCAAACCTCAAAAAAATAAACCCTAACACCCCGGCCCAAATGCAATATACCATTATATATGTAACTTAAACAGCCGGTGAGTAGAGGCATGACTCGGGCCTAGAATTAGTTAACCGAAAACACTTAAGCACGCCTAACATAATCTCGTGCCGGATAATTCATATTCTCTTTCAGGactttcatcaaacaccttaagAGCACTCAATCTTTACTAaaataagttttctttttctgtAAGCATACATACAATTAACTAACACGAAACATTTGATCCATTTACATTTAACATGAACCCAAACTTTTAGCTTCAATAATTTTCCAGATTCAATAATagatataataatgataataacataTAACAAGAAACACCATATAATCAACTGGAATATTACTATTAGTAAGAAAGAAATTTACAGAAAAGAAAACTAGTAACTTACCGCAGAACGAATTTACGGTGCAGGGATGTCGTTGGAGTCTGATAGTCGACAGGAGTTGACGAGGTAAATACACCTAGATCGGTGCCGCGGGTGTCTAGTCGGTTTTATACACCTAGATACGGGTGGGTTTCACCGACTATTTCTTATGTTTCACAGTTTTAGATCACTAGATCTGTTTGATGcgatttttaattaaatctaaaaaaccaaaccaattatttggatttttaaattatcaaaccatttgtgtttataaattataaaagtttggcTTTTTGGTTAACGGAAAGGAATATGAGGTTGATAGGTATTTAAGTCGGGTGAAAAACcgtttaattatctttttttttaaaccaagtatagtttttcacccaaattgaaTACATAACAGCCTTATCACTTTTTTCATTTGGTTAATTGGGTTGGTTTTTTGGTTtacaattgttttttatttcatatcGACGAGACTTGTTTTTCTTAGAAATCATGTCGCAACCAAAACTTTTTGCATTGTATCAAAAAGTCCTACTAAAGGATCGTTTAAATACAAATTAATCTAAAAGACATAAGTAATATGACTTCATATCCGTATTAATGCTAAAATAATCAAAGTTTACTTTCATAAttaatatcaaaatttaaattttcgaTTAAAATTTTATCGTCCTTGAAGATATACTTGTATATTAAACGCTAATGTCCATCTTTATTGGGTAATTATAATatagtttaatttggtttttttggtttgattttttatatgcACCCCATAGACCAAATCACTAATGTGGTTTTTTCATATGCATGAATCATGGAATTCGTTTCTtcctttttgtgtgtgtttggaggtgttttggtttttttttttggggggttttatggtttttggtttggtttttttcaccccaaaacttTCACGTTTCAACTAACAATTatcttaaaaactaaaatacgatgttattgattttatgtttcacagtttaaagatttataaggaTATGTTGTAATAGCTTTAAATGACGCATAAGGATGTCATTAACATTAGAGATAGTCTTAGTAATCTATTTTAAACTTTATTCttcatttttaaattgtttttaatttcaattaaaTTCTAAAACAATACATAGAAATAAATTAGTAAAATTTCTAAGTGTTTTACACTTTTGTGACCTAAAGTGACTAATAATTTTCAAATTCgttcacatatatatagtactttattattgttatcaaacttttaaaatcattatgatatatgattgttaacttttaattttttgtgcAAATATGATTACTTAAACATCCAAATTTCATAACgatatataataaactttgaaaGTTCACAACTCCAAAACAGCTATCGGAGTAGCAACAGCTTGAAGTTTGCATGCCCAAGATCTGCTAAGCAATAACTAAAAGTTTAATCATAGTAATAAAAATACGATATGTATATGTGactaaattttgaaatttcgTTGAACAATAGGTATATAGTTGGATGCCTTGTCGTTTACTAGTGTCGGCTCAAGCTTTTTGGGGCCTTAAGTGAGATCGAATTTGAGGGCTTAGTTAATTAACATACAATCATTATTAATATCAAATAGCTTACAACAAAAGCAAAATACACCATCTAACACTTTAAGACAAGCAAGAATACAATAACAGAAGAGACAGTTAAGAGATTACAGAAGATGAGTGGAAAAAAAGAGATTAAAAATGCAAAATATAAGGAATTGAAAATGAGGGATAAACAACATATCTTCTATAGATTTGAATGccatgtgaatatgtgattatGAGCCGTATGGAATCTTTGAATTTGTAGGTGATTGGAACGTACTTAGATTTCCAAGAGACAAATGTGATAGACGGTTGAAAAACTTCACAAGAATAAGGAACGGtgttttgttatatttattacaGAAACCCTAAATATAAACTATTAaaccataaataaaaattagtataCTCCTGGCCtgatgtatatattataattttggGGGCCTTAATAGTTAGTGGGCCTTAGGCTTGTGCCTAACCCAATACAGCTATTGGGCCAGCCCTGCGTTTACCTCTGTTAGACGCTTTAAGGCAATGTCGGGGCGATGTCACGTAGTATGTTACATAACACATGTCCCAAAAATGGGCGTTCTGGACCAAATGTTGGCTAACATTGGCACAGCCCTGCCCTGGGCCAATTTTGGAAGCCAAATTCTATGAAGAACATGTGAAAATTGTGTGGATTTGGTGGGATTATGTATGTGATGTGCGTATTGTCggttcaaataaaataaaatatatgagaATGAAAACAGAAGCAGCTAGTAATCATTGATAGGGGATGTGTTCTGGATGTCATCTGAAAGGAAGAAATGATGCAACGATGATAATTTAAGAGTATGGTGGCATTGTTTTGTTGTTTGAAGCCTAATAGCGTATCATGTGTTGTGGACTGCCAACCCAAACATTACAAGACCATGGGACCTCCTTTTTTTGGCCTAATAAGTTCCTAGATACACTGCAAGGGCCCCTCCATCTTCTTCCCCCTAGGCTCACCAATGGACTGGTGGCATACACAcacaccactaccaccaccatcaaATGCCACAAATCTTCAAAACTGCCTTACAAACCATTACCAACAATGGTCTACCTTCTTCTAAAGTGCGTCCATGGACACATGTTAGATCCGAATGAGCACacaatcatagacaaatgaacAAGGAATATCATCACACAAATTTAAAAGACAGGCCAACACAGAACAACAAAGAAACATGGAGATCTCCACTGAACAATTATGCAGAAATGTTATACAGTACATTTCATTTTGCACAAAATATGACTACACAGTATGGAGCTCCATATGAAACAAGACAAAAGACGCTTACATGAAGAACCCTAAAATATCCCCGTGAGAAGGTTAGCAGCAGTTGATATAGCCGCACCTGTGATGGCACCTTGCACTATTTCTTCATGAGAAGAATCGTCAAATGTCAGTGCTAAGGCCGCACCAGTTATTGCTCCTGCCATAGCACTGCTTTTCTGCACCCAACGCAGACCATGACATGTTACAAAGTGAACAAGATTAAGGCCAACTATCTATTGGAGATATAAAGGCTGAATTTTTTGAGTGTTTACCCAATCATGAACTCCACGCGCCTCTCTTAACCCATAAGTAAGCCCTGAATACATTCCAGCAGCCAAACCTGAAGTCATTAGCGTTAGCATAGCACATTTACGGATCAGATATAGTTAATTTGATTCATCTTTATAGGTACACTGAGTTTACCCCATTGTAGAGATTCTTTCCCTATGCTTTTGACCTGAAAGGATACGAATTTATGAAATATAGGAAGTCGTAAAGGAACTATCCGTACCTCTGTTTTTCTATAAAGAATGTACCCCAagctataaatattttaaatgtaagaagtaaaatattttatttggtAGCAACAAACATACCAATGCTTCAACAGAGTTTCTGTTCGTTTCTCCTGTAAAGCAACAATAAATCGACGTTTACAATATACTTCGAAGGATACTAATATGCTCTTATACAATTTGAGAAAATAGTAAAGAAATGAGAGGTGCATGCCTCGAAGTTCAGAGAAGCGATGTCTCCTTTGGCTAGTTGGGATTTCTGGAGGAATAGAACTCGAGTCTCCACCTGCACCTCGTTAATAAATGATGACGGAACATTACATTAAGAACCAATTATGTCCCTACTTAAGCTAGAGCATATAATAATGTAATTCTCAAACctgatatatacataaaaattgaaTCCAAACAACGAAGTTCCTCAGATTAGTACAGCAATTATGTACTAATATCAACCAACATAACAACTTGAAAGTGTTTGTCTACTTTGAATAATTTTGTAACCAttatttaatcatttaaattATTCTCAAAGTAATCACAATGATCTGTGCCGCTAAAGCACCTATACTACATTGCAACAAGAACAAAATTCAAAGGGAGAGAGGTTTTTCATATAAATTGAAAGAGCTCAAgcccaaaataaaattttatattatttcttacaAATGTAATTAAAAGGATACATCAGATGTATCCTCTAGAACCAGTGTTCAAGTCAATTCATTAATCACACACAAGCCCGATCAACTTCAAATATGAAGCAATGTGATGACCTCAAAGTTTTACAATAAGAATCTTGTACATTTGTGATACAATGTGGTGACCTCAAAGTTTCAAGAACTACTAATGCTCTTGAATGACAGTGTAACTTAGTTCAGTCACTTATAACAGAAAATGTTCGTTTAGAGTGATTTAGTGACATTAGTTATACTCAAAATGTATATACATCTCAGTTGCAAACAATCAATTGTATTAAATATAGTGAAAATCCTCCCAAAagtatttcaaaatttaaatcttGATAAATTTCTATTTGCTACCCATACAGAGAATTTGCATTTGTTTACTAACAGGAATGTTA includes the following:
- the LOC122586172 gene encoding outer envelope pore protein 16-2, chloroplastic; translated protein: MGHNLETRSLLDELKSFDRKGGLFDLGHPLLNRMAESFVKAAGIGAVQAVSREAYFTAIEGGDSSSIPPEIPTSQRRHRFSELRGETNRNSVEALVKSIGKESLQWGLAAGMYSGLTYGLREARGVHDWKSSAMAGAITGAALALTFDDSSHEEIVQGAITGAAISTAANLLTGIF